In Emcibacteraceae bacterium, a single window of DNA contains:
- a CDS encoding PfkB family carbohydrate kinase yields METLNPKINDPFIAVIGGANMDICGASTGPLVARDSNPGRVSLSPGGVARNIAENLSMLGANCRFLGAVGDDLYGDQLIRAGEESGIDMSGVLRAAGRRTSTYLAVLDGQGDMAVAINDMDIMETLTPEYIKSHQKTIKEAAAIVMDTNLTEAAIAEIAAYGKTCPIFVDVVSTAKAPKILPHLANIHTLKANREEAEAICGRIADLDKMAGWLHEKGVQNVIITLGAEGVYYSNGLEHGINKSDSETSRPVNATGAGDAFVAGLVFSYLQKWDMPEAIKFSTSAAKLAMAHEGTINPAMSVLMVKKIMDNKNGQ; encoded by the coding sequence ATGGAAACTTTAAACCCAAAAATTAATGATCCCTTTATTGCTGTGATCGGCGGTGCCAACATGGATATTTGCGGCGCGTCGACGGGGCCGCTGGTCGCTCGGGATTCAAACCCCGGTCGGGTAAGCTTAAGCCCCGGCGGCGTTGCGCGCAATATTGCTGAAAACCTGAGCATGCTTGGGGCGAACTGCCGGTTTTTGGGGGCGGTGGGTGACGATCTTTATGGCGATCAGCTGATCCGTGCCGGGGAAGAAAGCGGTATTGATATGAGCGGCGTTTTAAGGGCAGCGGGCAGGCGTACGTCAACCTATCTTGCCGTGCTTGACGGGCAGGGCGATATGGCAGTTGCCATCAATGATATGGATATTATGGAGACTCTCACCCCCGAATATATAAAAAGCCATCAGAAAACCATCAAAGAGGCCGCGGCGATCGTCATGGATACCAACCTGACGGAAGCTGCGATTGCTGAAATAGCGGCATATGGGAAAACCTGCCCGATATTTGTTGATGTGGTTTCCACTGCCAAAGCCCCAAAAATATTGCCTCACCTCGCGAACATACACACACTTAAAGCCAACAGGGAAGAAGCGGAAGCAATTTGCGGGCGGATCGCCGATCTTGATAAAATGGCGGGCTGGCTTCATGAAAAGGGCGTTCAAAATGTCATCATTACCCTTGGCGCGGAAGGCGTATATTATAGTAACGGACTTGAGCATGGCATTAATAAATCGGACAGTGAGACATCAAGACCGGTCAATGCAACAGGAGCGGGGGACGCCTTTGTCGCCGGTCTGGTCTTTTCATATCTGCAGAAATGGGATATGCCGGAAGCAATAAAATTTTCGACCTCCGCGGCAAAGCTGGCAATGGCGCATGAGGGGACAATCAACCCGGCCATGTCGGTGTTGATGGTGAAAAAAATAATGGATAATAAAAATGGTCAATAA
- a CDS encoding serine hydrolase domain-containing protein produces the protein MIKSVKIMLAFIFALFLFGCSSPLDKAAEKAEQMFNEVAALPYIPGINVAVADSSGVIWAEGFGYANLEDKTPMSPATKMRIGSVAKVITTAALMQEVERGEIDLDADIRTYVPDWPRTHAIITIRELANHTAGVRHYQGDEFASNVQYDSTLDALNILKNDPLKFAPGSQYSYSTYGWTLISAAMEAAEGRDFKSIIRDEVLTPLNMTDTTFDDAEPVIANRQGSYDYIEGALVNSPAVNSSYKYAGGGFLATPTDVVKFAMAHATPGFLRAESLSEMFTRGDVSPHGIGWVVGFDRYRAAFTANPEQAADVIAMMDRHPHTVMHSGGSTGGLTMMILCLDHNRAVALTKNVGNAPPANQDQANHFLLALKTLDIFHTEMDEK, from the coding sequence ATGATTAAATCTGTCAAAATAATGCTGGCCTTTATTTTTGCGCTGTTTTTATTTGGCTGTTCATCGCCGCTGGATAAGGCCGCGGAAAAAGCTGAGCAGATGTTTAACGAGGTTGCCGCCCTTCCCTATATCCCCGGGATCAATGTGGCGGTTGCAGATAGCAGCGGTGTGATCTGGGCGGAAGGGTTCGGTTATGCCAATCTTGAGGATAAAACCCCGATGTCCCCCGCGACCAAAATGCGGATTGGTTCAGTCGCCAAGGTGATCACCACCGCCGCCCTGATGCAGGAGGTTGAACGCGGGGAAATTGACCTTGATGCCGATATCAGGACCTATGTCCCCGACTGGCCGAGGACCCACGCAATAATAACCATCCGCGAGCTTGCCAACCATACCGCCGGGGTCCGCCATTATCAGGGCGACGAATTTGCGTCCAACGTCCAATATGACAGCACCCTTGATGCGCTTAATATTCTTAAAAATGACCCGCTTAAATTCGCGCCCGGCAGCCAGTATAGCTATTCCACTTATGGCTGGACCCTGATCAGCGCCGCGATGGAAGCGGCGGAAGGCCGGGACTTTAAATCAATCATCCGCGATGAGGTCCTCACCCCCCTTAACATGACCGACACCACATTTGATGACGCCGAACCGGTTATCGCCAATCGGCAGGGATCCTACGATTATATTGAAGGTGCATTGGTCAATTCCCCCGCCGTTAACAGCAGTTATAAATATGCCGGGGGCGGTTTTCTGGCGACACCCACCGATGTGGTTAAATTCGCCATGGCACACGCGACACCGGGTTTTTTAAGGGCGGAAAGTTTAAGTGAAATGTTCACCCGTGGTGATGTCTCCCCCCACGGGATCGGCTGGGTTGTCGGCTTTGACCGTTACCGCGCGGCCTTCACCGCAAACCCGGAACAGGCGGCTGATGTTATCGCCATGATGGACCGTCACCCCCATACGGTGATGCATTCGGGGGGCAGCACCGGCGGGCTGACCATGATGATTCTCTGCCTTGATCATAACCGGGCGGTGGCGCTTACCAAAAATGTCGGCAATGCCCCGCCAGCCAATCAGGATCAGGCCAATCATTTTTTACTGGCCCTTAAAACGCTTGATATATTTCACACTGAAATGGATGAAAAGTAA
- a CDS encoding septal ring lytic transglycosylase RlpA family protein, translating to MKFYRTIGLIALTLTLAACASTPDVAVIRAPSPENPNVTASKPTPPAAPSTTGSCIADAGKVGRPYTVRGVRYVPSHDPDYNKTGLASYYGKNHHGNQTASGETFNMNAMSAAHTTLPLPSCVLVTNLENGKSVILRVNDRGPFIKGRIIDVSYAAAKELDFIGAGLARVRVEVVD from the coding sequence ATGAAATTTTATCGCACCATAGGGCTGATTGCCCTGACCCTGACTTTGGCCGCCTGTGCCAGCACGCCGGATGTGGCGGTGATCCGTGCGCCCAGCCCGGAAAACCCCAACGTCACGGCGTCAAAACCGACCCCACCGGCGGCCCCCAGCACCACTGGCAGCTGCATAGCCGATGCCGGTAAAGTCGGCCGTCCCTATACGGTGCGCGGGGTGCGCTATGTGCCAAGCCACGACCCGGATTATAATAAAACCGGGCTTGCCTCCTATTACGGGAAAAATCATCATGGAAACCAGACCGCGAGCGGCGAAACATTTAACATGAATGCGATGTCAGCCGCCCATACCACATTGCCGCTGCCCAGCTGTGTGCTTGTCACCAATCTCGAGAACGGTAAATCGGTCATTCTACGCGTTAATGACCGTGGGCCTTTCATTAAGGGTCGTATCATTGATGTGTCCTACGCCGCGGCAAAAGAGCTTGATTTTATCGGTGCTGGCCTTGCCCGTGTGCGGGTTGAGGTTGTTGATTAA
- a CDS encoding pseudouridine-5'-phosphate glycosidase, with protein sequence MVNKHMKSYLDILPEIAAAIDAGKPVVALESTIISHGMPYPKNVETAKEVEQMVRDHGAVPATIAILGGRLKVGLNDGELEYLGKSGLDVIKASRRDIPFIVANKGDGATTVAATMIISALAGIKIFATGGIGGVHRGGELSMDISADLQELSKTNVSVVCAGIKSILDIGRTLEYLETVGVPVVGYKTDHVPAFYARSSGFKVDYRLDSAGDIARAMKAKYDLGLEGGVLITNPVPEEFAQDPDKIEATINDAIREMDRRSITGKETTPFLLARIAEQTGGESLETNIKLVLNNAKLAAQVAADYSRLENE encoded by the coding sequence ATGGTCAATAAACATATGAAAAGTTACCTTGATATACTGCCGGAAATTGCGGCGGCGATAGACGCGGGAAAGCCGGTTGTCGCCCTGGAATCGACGATCATTTCCCACGGAATGCCTTACCCGAAAAATGTTGAAACCGCGAAAGAGGTTGAACAAATGGTCCGTGACCATGGCGCTGTCCCCGCGACCATTGCCATTCTAGGCGGGCGGCTTAAAGTCGGCCTTAATGACGGGGAACTTGAATATCTGGGGAAAAGCGGACTGGACGTGATTAAAGCCAGCCGCCGTGATATCCCCTTTATCGTCGCAAATAAGGGCGACGGTGCAACCACGGTGGCGGCAACCATGATTATTTCGGCGCTGGCGGGAATTAAAATATTTGCCACCGGCGGCATCGGCGGTGTTCACCGCGGCGGCGAGCTTTCAATGGATATATCCGCCGACCTTCAGGAATTATCAAAAACCAATGTCAGTGTGGTTTGTGCCGGGATTAAATCAATCCTGGATATCGGCCGCACGCTTGAATATCTGGAAACGGTGGGGGTGCCTGTTGTCGGTTATAAAACCGATCATGTGCCCGCCTTTTATGCCAGAAGCAGTGGGTTTAAAGTTGATTACCGCCTTGATAGCGCAGGCGACATTGCGCGGGCAATGAAAGCAAAATATGATCTTGGGCTTGAAGGCGGGGTGCTGATCACCAACCCGGTACCGGAGGAATTTGCCCAAGACCCGGACAAAATAGAAGCCACCATTAACGACGCGATTAGGGAAATGGACAGGCGCAGTATTACCGGCAAGGAGACGACACCATTTCTTCTGGCGCGCATTGCCGAACAGACCGGCGGCGAAAGCCTTGAAACCAATATAAAACTTGTCCTTAATAATGCGAAGCTGGCGGCGCAGGTGGCGGCGGATTATAGCCGCCTCGAAAATGAATAA